From Montipora foliosa isolate CH-2021 chromosome 6, ASM3666993v2, whole genome shotgun sequence, a single genomic window includes:
- the LOC138007331 gene encoding uncharacterized protein, which yields MASTEDNVRCEDSFELEDLEESFDELVISDEIIAMKRQIQASEETMRQIWVQVMEGLQESELLTLVAQYAQEARERDRYVAELINLYETELKKLSLSTDNLLNDKQKQVLQDEIHQLTSHSVENFRHGDIASRHLLLEWLPYFQGTKILQHMRDTQVTFFARSTVSRLICHEIFFSVHGSFFISFSIF from the exons ATGGCTTCCACGGAGGACAATGTTAGGTGTGAAGATTCTTTCGAACTTGAAGATCTTGAAGAATCTTTTGACGAATTGGTGATATCAG ATGAGATAATTGCCATGAAAAGGCAAATTCAGGCGAGCGAAGAAACAATGAGACAAATTTGGGTCCAGGTTATGGAAGGCCTACAGGAGAGTGAATTATTGACATTGGTTGCCCAGTATGCTCAGGAGGCTCGTGAAAGAGACCGATATGTTGCTGAACTGATTAATTTGTATGAGACAGAATTAAAGAAGCTCAGCTTGAGCACAGACAACCTTCTGAATGACAAGCAAAAACAGGTCCTGCAGGATGAGATCCATCAACTAACATCACACAGTGTTGAGAATTTTAGACATGGAGACATTGCATCTCGGCATCTCTTGTTAGAATGGTTGCCTTACTTTCAGGGTACTAAAATTTTACAGCATATGCGTGACACACAAGTAACTTTTTTTGCTAGGTCAACAGTGAGTCGATTGATTTGCCATGAAATATTCTTCTCAGTACATGGGAGTTTCTTTATCAGCTTtagtattttttaa